GGGCTTCAACTTAGCAACAGCCAACAAAGAGCTTATTGCCTGAGCCGCCTGAGACTTTATTTCGTCATACATAATAACACCTCTTAAATAATGACAGCGGACGGTTAAGCCCGGCATTTTGCCGACAAGCCCAAACCGCCCGCGGGTCGTTTTACCGAAACAGTCTACCTGTTCGGATCTATTATTAACTCGGTATGAGAATAGTCCATATATCAAGGCCTTTTCTCTCTTTAATTGGTAATAATTAAATTGCCGTGTTAATAATTATTCGGCTTTAGCTCCAGCCTTTGCTTCCTTGGTAGCAGCCGGCTTGGGTTCAACCGCTTTTTCTTTTTTACTCGATTTCTTTCCCTCGGGCTTATGTTCAAAACCGATCAATTCGATCAAAGCCATTTCTGCGCCGTCACCGCGGCGTGGTCCCATTTTAAGGACTCTCGTGTATCCGCCTGCGCGTTCCGCAAACGTCGGCGCGATGTCGTCAAACAGCTTTTTAACCACATCCTCCTTGGTTATAAAAGCGAGTGCCTGTCTTCTGGCAACCAAAGTATTGGCCTTGCCGAGTGTAATCATTCTATCCGTTAAGCTCCTGAGCTCCTTGGCGCGGGTCACTGTAGTTTCAATGGATCCTTTTTCCAAAAGAAACGTGACCTGTCCTTTCAGCATGGACATTCTATGGTCAGTTGTCATGCCGAGCTTTCTTGATCCGGGCATTGTCTTTTCCTCCTGTTGTTTTAGGAAGCCTTATTCGTCGTCCTTCTTAAGTGATAAGCCTAAGCTGGCGAGCTTTTGAATTACTTCCTCGAGTGATTTCTTTCCGAGGTTTCTGACTTTAATCATTTCATCCTCGGTCTTATTTGTCAGATCCTGTACGGTGTTTATTCCGGCGCGCTTCAAGCAGTTAAAGGAGCGAACCGACATGTCAAGTTCCTCAATGGTTATCTCAAGAACTTTTTCTTTGATGGTCTCGTCTCTGTCCACCATTATTTCGGTGTGTTTTGCCTCGTCCGAAAGGTCGACAAAGATATTGAGATGCTCGTTGAGAATCTTGGCGGCGAGCGAAATGGATTCTTTTGCGGTGATGGTTGCATCGGTAAGTACCTCTATGGTAAGCTTATCGTATTCCATCTTGTCTTCTACGCGTGTGTTGTCAACCGTGTAATTGACATTGTAAACAGGAGTGAAGATAGAATCCGTATATATGGTGCCTATCGAAGGCGCGCCGAGTTGTTTGTTGCGATCGGAGGAAACATATCCTCTTCCGGTATCAAATGTCAGCTCCATATAAAATTTTACGCCCGCTGATACCGTCGCGAGATGATGCCTCGGATTGAGTATTTCGATATCCGAGTCGCATTTGATATCACCGGCGCATACTTCGCACTCGCCGGTGACGTCTATTATGACGGTCTTCGGTTGATTTGAATGCAGCTTGGCTGTGATGCCTTTTACATTCAGTATTATTTCGGTTACATCTTCTTTAACACCCGTTATCGTGGATATCTCGTGAAGGACGCCATCGATCTTTACACAAGTCACAGCGACTCCGGGAAGCGAGCTCAATAATATTCTGCGAAGGGAATTCCCGAGGGTGATGCCGAAGCCTCTTTCGAGCGGCTCAACCGAGAATTTACCGAAAGAGCCGTCCTCGCTCTGCTCGAGAGTGGTTATGCTCGGTCTTTCTATTTCTATCATTGAATAACCCTCCTTGATTAATTCGTTTCCATACTTTTGTCGACGGCTGTCTCCGCCGATATTTTCAAATCAGATTATCGCGAGGGTGTTTTTACTTGGAATAAAGCTCTACTATAAGGTTGTCCTGAATTTCGAAATCAATATCGCCTCTTGCCGGCAAAGCCGTAATGGTTGCCGTGAGATTTTCCTTATTTACGTCGAGCCATTTGACCGATGACTTTCCTTCGATGCTTTCGGCAACAGCTTTGAACTTCGGAAGGTCGCGGCTGGAAGCCTTTAATGCGACGACATCTCCGGCGCTGAGCGTCATTGAAGGAATATTTGCTTTTTTACCGTTCAAGGTAAAGTGACCGTGAAGAACGAGCTGACGCGCGTCTCTGCGGCTTTCAGCAAATCCGGCTCTGTAGATAACATTGTCGAATCTTCTTTCGATAAGTATGAGCAGGTTGTCGCCTGTCATGCCTTCTCTTTTTTCAGCTTTTTTAAAGTAGTTTCTGAACTGAGTCTCAAGAATTCCGTAATATCTCTTTGCCTTTTGCTTTTCACGGAGCTGTAATCCGTATTCCTTGACATTCTTGCGTCCCTGTGCATGCTGTCCGGGTATCTGATTGCGTTTTTCTATGGCGCACTTGCCCGTATAGCAGCGGTCGCCCTTCAAGAACATTTTACAGCCTTCTCTGCGGCACTGTCTGCATGCGGGTCCGGTATATTTAGCCATTTTCTCTGCCTCCTTTTATTATACGCGTCTTCTCTTGGGAGGACGGCATCCGTTGTGCGGAATGGGTGTGACATCCTTTATGAGGATTATGTCGAGACCGGCGGTTTGGAGAGCGCGGATTGCCGACTCTCTTCCTTGACCGGGACCTTTTACATAGACTTCAACAGTCTTCAGTCCGTGCTCCATTGCGAGCTTCGCCGCAGTCTCGGCGGCGGTTTGAGCAGCGTAGGGAGTCGATTTCTTCGAGCCCTTGAAGCCCATTTCACCTGAGGATGCCCAAGAAAGAGCATTACCACTCATATCGGTGAGCGTAACTATCGTGTTATTGTAAGTTGAGCGGATATGAGCGCAGCCTTTTTCAATGTTCTTGCGTTCGCGGCGCTTTTTATTGACGACTCTTTTTGTTGTGGTTACTTGCTTTGCGGCCATTTTCGTCGATCCCTCCTTATTTCTTCTTATTTGCTATTGTCTTAACGGGGCCTTTTCTTGTCCTCGCGTTGGTCTTCGTCCTCTGTCCTCTGACAGGAAGACCCTTGCGATGGCGAATGCCTCTATAACAACCGATATCCGTCATTCTCTTTATATCATAGGCGATGTTTCTTCTAAGATCGCCTTCAACGGTATATCCGTTTTCGATCACTTCGCGGAGACGGGCAATTTCGTCGTCTGTCAAATCCTTGACTCTGGTATCTGGGTTTACTCCGGTCGCAGAAAGGATTTTATTTGACGAGGTTCTTCCGATGCCGAAAATATACGTCAAGCCTATTTCGACGCGTTTTTCTCTCGGAATGTCTACGCCTGCTATACGAGCCATACTTTGATATCCTCCTTAAAAAGTTATCCTTGTCTTTGTTTATGCTTCGGGTTTTCGCAAATCACCATTACGGTGCCTTTTCTTTTGATAATCTTACACTTCTCGCAGATTTTCTTTACGGAAGGCTTTACTTTCATTTCGGTGACCTCCATTGCATTATTATCGCCGCACAAGCAGCATGCGGCTTTACTTACAGCCGGCGAGTGATCCTTCCCTTAGTCGGGTCATATACCGAGACATCGAGGAGAACCTTGTCACCGGGGACTATTTTAATGTAGTTCATACGCATTTTCCCTGAGATATGCGCGATTATTATCATTCCGTTCGGGAGCTTTACCCGGAATGTGGCGTTCGGGAGCGTTTCCGTCACGACGCCTTCAAATTCCATTACATCGTCTTTAGGCAGAAAAAATCCCTCCTTATGAGATTCAATCCGGGACGGTCAGGATCTCGATACTGTCCTCGGTGAAGGTCACGGTGTTTTCATAATGCGCCGCGAGCCCGCCATCGGCAGTTACAACCGTCCAGTTATTCGAAAGAGTTTTTATTGCAGCGCTGTACTGACAGATCATCGGTTCAACAGCAAATACCATTCCCGGCATCAGTCGTGGACCGCGGCCGCTGCGGCCGTAATTCGGTACGTCAGGGCTCTCGTGAAGATCCTGACCGACACCATGTCCGACATATTCTCGAACCACCGAGAATCCGGCGTCCTCCGCGGTCTTTTGTACGGCCGCCGAAATATCGCCTATACGTTTTTCATTCGGTTCTCCGGGTTTTCCATCGGGCTTTGCCGCAGAAATTCCGTTATAAAAGCATTGTTTTGTTATGTCTATCAGACGCTTTGCATCCGCGGAAATGACTCCCGCTCCGAACGTATCGGCGCAGTCGCCGTGAAAGCCGTGATAATATGCTCCAACGTCTATGCTCACGATATCACCTTCCGATAAAATCCTTTCGTCAGGTATCCCGTGAATTATTTCCCCGTTGACGCTTATGCACGCACTGGCCGGAAATCCGTTATAATTGAGAAACGACGGAACAGCGCCGTGACTCTCAATATATTCGCGAATTTTCTTGTCGATCGTTATAAGCTTCGCTCCGGGGTGTACAAGCTCTCCGCCATAACGGAGAGCCGACGCCGTTATACGGCAGCTCTCGCGGATCTTTTCGATCTGCGTCTTGTTATAAAGCTTTATCATTTATTCCAATTGCCTCAAGCGTAAGTCTCGTTGTATCCTCAAGCTTTTCCTGACCGTATACGGTCACGAGCTTTGTCTGCGCCTCATAATAATCTTCAAGAGGCTTTGTCTGCTCGTGATATACCCTCAGACGGTTTTTTACTGTCTCAAGCATATCATCAGCTCTTGTCACAAGCTCACCGCCGCATTTGTCGCATCTCGTCCCTTTTTCCGCTTTTGACGGATTGTAGATAACGTGATACGTTTCGCCGCAGGCCTTGCACACGCGCCTTCCGCTCATTCGCGTTATTATGTCTTCGTCAGACACATAGATATTTATTACCCGGTCAATGCCGAAACCCATTTTATCAAGAGCTTCGGCTTGTCCGGTCGTTCGCGGATATCCGTCGAGAATGAAGCCGTTCTTGCAGTCCGGCATGCTCAGTCTCTCCTTCATAAGCGCGTTAACGGTCTCGTCCGGGAGAAGATCGCCCTTTTCTATTGTTTCCTTTGCTATCTTTCCGAGCGAAGTTCCGTTCTTGATTGCTTCTCTTATCATCGCGCCTGTCGATATTGCGGGAATATCAAGCATATGACCGACATTTTCGGCCTGTGTGCCTTTCCCGGCTCCCGGCGCTCCGATGAAAATTATTTTCATTTAACTTCCTTCTTTGCTTATTCCAAGAATCCCTTATAGTGGCGCATTGTGATCTGCGAATCGAGATCTCTCGTCGTTTCGAGCGCAACGGACACAACTATGAGAAGGCTCGTGCCGCCGAAGGAAAGCGCACCGAAGGAAATTCCGAAGGGATTTGTTATCCATCCTATTACGATCGGTATTATTGCGATTATTCCCAAAAAGAAACCGCCAATCAGCGTAATTTTTCTGAGAACTCTCGCTATATAATCGCTTGTCGGTTTTCCGGGGCGCATACCGAGGACGAAACCACCGTTTTTCTTTAGATTGTTCGCAACTTCCACCGGGTTAAACGATATTGCAAGGTAGAAATATGAGAATGCAATAATAAGTAAGAAAAGCACGACAGCATATGGAACGCTTTGCATTGAAAAGAAGTTGTTAAGGAATTTATACCAGAATGACCCTGCTTCGGGCTGCGGGCAGAACATAGCGATCGTAGCCGGAAGAGTGGCGATGGTGCTGGCAAATATAATCGGCATAACGCCGCTCATATTGAGCTTCATCGGCAGGAACGTACTCTGACCGCCGTACATTTTACGCCCGACCACACGTTTTGCGTATTGGACAGGAAGACGGCGTTCCGATTGAGACATAAATACAATGAATGCAACTATCAGAACAGCAACAATGATCATTGCCGCAAAGATGAGGATCGTATATCCTTTATACAGTGAGAACTGCGCCACGAAAGCGCTGCCCATTGTCGGGATCGCGGAAACGATGTTCACGAAAAGAAGTATCGAGATACCTTGTCCGATGCCTTTTTCCGTGAGCCTTTCGGAAACCCACATGACCAGCACCGCACCGGCGGTCTGGCACATCATGATAACTATGCAGGCAAAAAAGCCGGGCTTTGTTATCGCGTCGATTTTCGAGCTGTTAAGAGTCGCATAATATCCGTAGCTTGTCAATATGCCGAGAGCAACCGTGAGATAACGGGTGATCTGGGTTATTTTCATTCTCCCGTCCTCATCCTTGGACAGTTTCTCCAGCGACGGAATCGCTATTGTGAGAAGCTGTATAACGATCTGGGCGGTGATGTACGGAGATACCGAGAGCGCGAATAAAGTCGCGCGTGAAAAGGTGTTTCCTGAAAGAATGTTGAAGTACGATAATATCGAGGAGTTCGCGCTTGAATTAAACCAAGCGGCGATCGCCGTCGGATCAATAAACGGGAGAGGGAGCACGCAGCCGATTCTGTAGATCAGAACGATTATTATTGTATAAACGATCTTTTTGCGGAGATCCGGGAGCTTCCACGCGTTTACGAACGTCTTGAACACTTAGATCACCTCTGTCTTTCCGCCTGCGGCTTCTATCTTTTCTTTAGCCGCAGCCGAAAAGATTTTAGCTTTAACCGTAATCTTTTTGGTGATATTGCCATTTCCGAGAACCTTGAGTCCGGAGAAAGATTTTTTGATAAGTCCGTTTTCAATAAGGTCTTCTATTCCGACAACCTGTCCGTTTTCGAACATGTCGAGATCGCAGACGTTAATTATCGCATAATTTGTTGCGAATTTCTGATTGTCAAATCCTCTCTTCGGGAGTCTTCTGTAGGCCGGTATCTGTCCGCCTTCGAAGCCGGGGCGAACACCGCCGCCTGAACGTGCGTTTTGTCCTTTGTTTCCCTTACCGGCGGTTTTACCGTTTCCGGATCCGGTGCCTCTGCCCTTGCGGTATGCTTCTTTTGTGGAGCCGGGCGCCGGGGAAAGTTCATAAAGCTTCATGTTTTTTCCTCCTTATATATTTCTTAAGGGAAATCAGTCAACCTTTTCAACCTTTACCAGGTGCCTGATCACATTGATTTTGCCGTTGGTGACCGCGCTGTCTTCCTGGACAGTCTCGTCTCCGATTTTTGTCAGCCCGAGAGCGAGAGCGGTTTTCTGCTGTTTTTCAAGTCTGCCTATTAAGCTTTTGGCGAGTGTTATTTTTAGTTTGGACATTGTTAATCCTGCCTTTCTGCGTTTCGCGCGGGATCCCGGCTCAGCCGAGGATCTCCTCGGGAGTCTTATCCCTCATCTTTGCGACTTGTTCAGCCGTGCGGAGAGTTCTCAAGCCCTCGAAGGTGGCCTTTACAACGTTGGTTGGGTTATTTGAACGCAGACACTTTGTTCTGACGTCCTTTACACCGACTTTGTCAAGAACGCTTCTGACTTTTCCTCCGGCAATAACTCCAGTTCCGGGAGCAGCCGGCTTCAAAAGCACTCTGCCCGCTCCGTAAACGCCGATAATCTCATGCGGGATTGTCGTGCCCTTGAGCGAGACCTCTATAATGTTTTTCTTTGCGTCTTCGATTCCTTTTCTCACGGCTTCAGGACGCTCCGCGGCTTTGCCGAGTCCGCATCCTACATGCCCGTTTCCGTCACCGACGACTACCAGCGCCGTGAACTTACGGACACGTCCGCCTTTTACGGTTTTGGAAACGCTTTTTACATCGACCACGACTTCTGTAAGATCAAGAGTCGCGGCATCAATTCTTCCTGCCATCTCTTCCTCCTCCTCAGAACTTGAGTCCGCTTTCGCGGGCGCCTTCGGCAAGCTCTTGTATACGTCCGTGATACAGATAGCCGCCTCTGTCAAATATGACTGAGGAGATACCCTTTTCAAGAGCGCGTTTTCCTATTATCTGACCGACGAGTCTGGCGCCGGCTTTATTGCCGCCGTTTGCGGCGAAGTCCTTTTCGTGAGAGGAAGCCGAAACGAGCGTATTCCCCGTTGCGTCGTCAATTATCTGAACGATAATGTGATTTTCCGAACGGTAAACCGAAAGACGCGGTCTTTCCGCAGTGCCGGATACCTTACTGCGCACTCTTATGTGACGTTTCAGACGGCTATTGTTTTTATTGATTTTTGAAACCATTTAATTCCGCTCCTTTCTTTATTTACCTGCTTTGCCGGCTTTGCGGCGGATCTTTTCGCCGGCATACTTGACGCCTTTGCCCAGATATGGCTCCGGCGGACGCTTCGATCTTATTTCAGATGCGACTTGTCCTACCTTCTGCTTATCTGCTCCGTGTACGATAACCTTGTTTGGATCCGGTACTTCAAAGGTTATTCCATCTTTTTCATCAAAGAAGATCTCGTGCGAAAATCCCAGATTAAGCACGAGCTGCTTTCCCTTCAGCTGGGCTCTATATCCGCCTTCGCTGATTTCTAGCGTTTTGGAAAAGCCCTTAGTCACACCGGCTACCATATCCGCGATGAGCGCTCTCGTCAGACCGTGGAGAGCTTTGATATTCTTTTCATCGCTTTCTCTGGAGCAAATTATGTGATTGTTTTCCATGTTTATTTTAATAGCGCTGTTGAAGGTTTTTGTAAGCTCGGTCTTCGCTCCCTTTACGGTAAGGGTGCTTCCGTCAAGTGTCACTTTGACTCCGGCCGGAACCTCAACGGGCAATCTTCCGATTCTTGACATTTTACCCTCCTTACCAAATGAAGGCGAGAACTTCTCCGCCGACATTTTCCTTTCTTGCGGTTTTGTCGGTCATGATGCCTTTGGACGTCGATATAATCGCAACGCCGAGACCTTTCATGACTCTAGGAAGCTCCGCGGCACTCGCGTATATACGGAGACCTGGTTTTGACACCCTGCGAAGCCCCTGAATTATTCTTTGTTTACCGGGACCGTATTTCAATACAATTTTGATCATTCCCTGCTTATCATCTTCCGCGAGGGAGTATCCTTTGATGTAGCCTTCGTCTAAAAGTATCTGAGCGATTGACTTTTTAACGTTTGAAGCGGGAACTTCGACCGTTTCGTGTTTTGCCGAATTCGCGTTTCTGATACGCGTGAGCATATCGGCAACAGCATCTGTAATCTGCATTATTATTCCTCCTGTGATATGCGCACAGTATACTTTCCGTACTTATGCGCAAAATTGCCGTCAGTCTTACGGCTTTCCGTTTCGGTCTTTTACCAGCTTGCTTTTCTCACGCCGGGAATTTGGCCTTTATGTGCCAGCTCTCTGAAGCATATACGGCATATACCGAACTTACGCAGATAAGCATGAGGCCTTCCGCAGATCTTGCAGCGGTTGTATTCACGAGTAGAAAACTTCTGCGGCTTTTGCTGCTTGAGTATCATTGATTTCTTTGCCATCGAATCTCTCCTTACTGCTTGGCGAATGGAGCTCCTGCGAGTTTTAAAAGCTCGCGAGCTTCTTCGTCGCTTGTTGCGCTTGTAACGATATTTATATCCATGCCTCTGATCTTATCGATCTTTTCATATTCGATCTCGGGGAATATAAGCTGTTCCTTCAAGCCGAGTGAATAATTTCCGTGTCCGTCAAAGCCGTTCGGGTTGATACCCTTGAAGTCGCGGACGCGGGGAAGAGAAAGATTAAAAAGCTTATCGATAAATATATACATTCTCTCGCCGCGGAGTGTTACCTTTGCGCCGATTTTTGTGCCTTCGCGGAGCTTGAAGTTGGCGATGGATTTCTTTGATACTGTCGCAACTGCTTTCTGTCCGGATATGGCTGTTATATCGGCGAT
The Oscillospiraceae bacterium genome window above contains:
- the rpsE gene encoding 30S ribosomal protein S5, translating into MAGRIDAATLDLTEVVVDVKSVSKTVKGGRVRKFTALVVVGDGNGHVGCGLGKAAERPEAVRKGIEDAKKNIIEVSLKGTTIPHEIIGVYGAGRVLLKPAAPGTGVIAGGKVRSVLDKVGVKDVRTKCLRSNNPTNVVKATFEGLRTLRTAEQVAKMRDKTPEEILG
- the secY gene encoding preprotein translocase subunit SecY, whose translation is MFKTFVNAWKLPDLRKKIVYTIIIVLIYRIGCVLPLPFIDPTAIAAWFNSSANSSILSYFNILSGNTFSRATLFALSVSPYITAQIVIQLLTIAIPSLEKLSKDEDGRMKITQITRYLTVALGILTSYGYYATLNSSKIDAITKPGFFACIVIMMCQTAGAVLVMWVSERLTEKGIGQGISILLFVNIVSAIPTMGSAFVAQFSLYKGYTILIFAAMIIVAVLIVAFIVFMSQSERRLPVQYAKRVVGRKMYGGQSTFLPMKLNMSGVMPIIFASTIATLPATIAMFCPQPEAGSFWYKFLNNFFSMQSVPYAVVLFLLIIAFSYFYLAISFNPVEVANNLKKNGGFVLGMRPGKPTSDYIARVLRKITLIGGFFLGIIAIIPIVIGWITNPFGISFGALSFGGTSLLIVVSVALETTRDLDSQITMRHYKGFLE
- the map gene encoding type I methionyl aminopeptidase, whose amino-acid sequence is MIKLYNKTQIEKIRESCRITASALRYGGELVHPGAKLITIDKKIREYIESHGAVPSFLNYNGFPASACISVNGEIIHGIPDERILSEGDIVSIDVGAYYHGFHGDCADTFGAGVISADAKRLIDITKQCFYNGISAAKPDGKPGEPNEKRIGDISAAVQKTAEDAGFSVVREYVGHGVGQDLHESPDVPNYGRSGRGPRLMPGMVFAVEPMICQYSAAIKTLSNNWTVVTADGGLAAHYENTVTFTEDSIEILTVPD
- a CDS encoding DNA-directed RNA polymerase subunit alpha — encoded protein: MIEIERPSITTLEQSEDGSFGKFSVEPLERGFGITLGNSLRRILLSSLPGVAVTCVKIDGVLHEISTITGVKEDVTEIILNVKGITAKLHSNQPKTVIIDVTGECEVCAGDIKCDSDIEILNPRHHLATVSAGVKFYMELTFDTGRGYVSSDRNKQLGAPSIGTIYTDSIFTPVYNVNYTVDNTRVEDKMEYDKLTIEVLTDATITAKESISLAAKILNEHLNIFVDLSDEAKHTEIMVDRDETIKEKVLEITIEELDMSVRSFNCLKRAGINTVQDLTNKTEDEMIKVRNLGKKSLEEVIQKLASLGLSLKKDDE
- the rplE gene encoding 50S ribosomal protein L5 encodes the protein MSRMKELYAKDIAPALMKKFGYKSTMQIPKFEKVVINVGAGEAKDNSKIIDSVIADITAISGQKAVATVSKKSIANFKLREGTKIGAKVTLRGERMYIFIDKLFNLSLPRVRDFKGINPNGFDGHGNYSLGLKEQLIFPEIEYEKIDKIRGMDINIVTSATSDEEARELLKLAGAPFAKQ
- the rpsD gene encoding 30S ribosomal protein S4; this encodes MAKYTGPACRQCRREGCKMFLKGDRCYTGKCAIEKRNQIPGQHAQGRKNVKEYGLQLREKQKAKRYYGILETQFRNYFKKAEKREGMTGDNLLILIERRFDNVIYRAGFAESRRDARQLVLHGHFTLNGKKANIPSMTLSAGDVVALKASSRDLPKFKAVAESIEGKSSVKWLDVNKENLTATITALPARGDIDFEIQDNLIVELYSK
- the rplO gene encoding 50S ribosomal protein L15, which produces MKLYELSPAPGSTKEAYRKGRGTGSGNGKTAGKGNKGQNARSGGGVRPGFEGGQIPAYRRLPKRGFDNQKFATNYAIINVCDLDMFENGQVVGIEDLIENGLIKKSFSGLKVLGNGNITKKITVKAKIFSAAAKEKIEAAGGKTEVI
- a CDS encoding type Z 30S ribosomal protein S14; the encoded protein is MAKKSMILKQQKPQKFSTREYNRCKICGRPHAYLRKFGICRICFRELAHKGQIPGVRKASW
- a CDS encoding adenylate kinase, encoding MKIIFIGAPGAGKGTQAENVGHMLDIPAISTGAMIREAIKNGTSLGKIAKETIEKGDLLPDETVNALMKERLSMPDCKNGFILDGYPRTTGQAEALDKMGFGIDRVINIYVSDEDIITRMSGRRVCKACGETYHVIYNPSKAEKGTRCDKCGGELVTRADDMLETVKNRLRVYHEQTKPLEDYYEAQTKLVTVYGQEKLEDTTRLTLEAIGINDKAL
- the rpsK gene encoding 30S ribosomal protein S11 — encoded protein: MAAKQVTTTKRVVNKKRRERKNIEKGCAHIRSTYNNTIVTLTDMSGNALSWASSGEMGFKGSKKSTPYAAQTAAETAAKLAMEHGLKTVEVYVKGPGQGRESAIRALQTAGLDIILIKDVTPIPHNGCRPPKRRRV
- the rpsH gene encoding 30S ribosomal protein S8; the protein is MQITDAVADMLTRIRNANSAKHETVEVPASNVKKSIAQILLDEGYIKGYSLAEDDKQGMIKIVLKYGPGKQRIIQGLRRVSKPGLRIYASAAELPRVMKGLGVAIISTSKGIMTDKTARKENVGGEVLAFIW
- the infA gene encoding translation initiation factor IF-1; the encoded protein is MPKDDVMEFEGVVTETLPNATFRVKLPNGMIIIAHISGKMRMNYIKIVPGDKVLLDVSVYDPTKGRITRRL
- the rplF gene encoding 50S ribosomal protein L6, with the protein product MSRIGRLPVEVPAGVKVTLDGSTLTVKGAKTELTKTFNSAIKINMENNHIICSRESDEKNIKALHGLTRALIADMVAGVTKGFSKTLEISEGGYRAQLKGKQLVLNLGFSHEIFFDEKDGITFEVPDPNKVIVHGADKQKVGQVASEIRSKRPPEPYLGKGVKYAGEKIRRKAGKAGK
- the rplR gene encoding 50S ribosomal protein L18, which translates into the protein MVSKINKNNSRLKRHIRVRSKVSGTAERPRLSVYRSENHIIVQIIDDATGNTLVSASSHEKDFAANGGNKAGARLVGQIIGKRALEKGISSVIFDRGGYLYHGRIQELAEGARESGLKF
- the rpsM gene encoding 30S ribosomal protein S13; translated protein: MARIAGVDIPREKRVEIGLTYIFGIGRTSSNKILSATGVNPDTRVKDLTDDEIARLREVIENGYTVEGDLRRNIAYDIKRMTDIGCYRGIRHRKGLPVRGQRTKTNARTRKGPVKTIANKKK
- the rpmJ gene encoding 50S ribosomal protein L36; the encoded protein is MKVKPSVKKICEKCKIIKRKGTVMVICENPKHKQRQG
- the rpmD gene encoding 50S ribosomal protein L30, whose translation is MSKLKITLAKSLIGRLEKQQKTALALGLTKIGDETVQEDSAVTNGKINVIRHLVKVEKVD